CATAAATTATATCATAAATTTAGGGGCTATTGTTATTTTATTCTACATTTTCTATTTTTTATAATACTTTTTTCAGGGGTCTCGGACGGTGCAGTTAGAACGGGGGGAAGAGCTTAGTCAGACAAACCCGTTTCCGGTTCAGGCGCCGCACGGCATGGAATCGGAACATAGGCAGCAGTACGCTGGTTTCTGGGTTCGCTTTTTGGCGGCGGTACTTGATAGTATCGCTTTGTTTGCTGCATTTACCTTGATCAATGTGCTCCTGGGAGTGGATATTTTCAATCCGCCTCCCGTCATCGATTTATTGCAAAGTATTGTTTCTATTATTTATTACGTGGTCATGACTGTGATTTTGGGGCAAACCCTTGGCAAGATGGCTTTGGGTATCCGTGTCATCCGCCAGGACGGCGGACCGAACTCGTGGGGGGCCATCCTTTTACGGGAAACGGTAGGCAAATTTTTGTCGACACTGATTCTTTTTATCGGATATTTGATGGCTGCCTTTGATCCGCAGAAACGGGCTTTGCATGACCGTATCGCCAAAACGTTTGTGGTGAAAGTCTGGAAATAACCGTCGAGGAACAATTGTAATGCATCTTACATCCGGCCTCCCCCTTTGGCGATTGCTGTTTCAGAACAGTAGAAAAGACCTTTTTGACGGGCAGGAGGTCTCTTTTGTTGGCTATTTTTCTAAAATCCTTACTCTTGTTTGATTTCGCGAGCTTAGTATCAAACTCTATAATAGAAAATCAATTTTTCCTGCATTGGCAGGTTTTTTCTTTTCTTTAGGGACTAAAAAAGGATTTTTTTCTTTTTTAGCTAATATTAAATATACCTAATTTTTAATATTTGCGGGGGATAAAGATGCGTTTATTTTTTGCAGTGGATTTTCCCGATGGATTAAAAGAAGAAATTTATCAGGATATAACACCTTTATTTACGTACCACGGGGTTAAGTGGGTAGCAAAAGAGAACTACCACTTAACTTTAGCTTTTTTGGGGGAAAAAGAGGAAAAGGAGCTTTTGCAAATTGACCGGGCGGCAAAGAGCGTTCCTCAAGTCAAAGAGTCATTAATCAAAGTACTAGATTTTGGGGCTTTTCCCAATTTAAAAAAGCCTAAAGTTTTATTTTTAAAAATCGAAAGTCCCGGGCTTTTAACTTTAGCCGAGAATTTACGTCAAAATTTAAAAGAAAATAATGTTTCTTTTGACGAAAAGCCGTTTGTGCCCCATTTAACCATAGGCAGGGTAAAAGGGGAAATAAAAAATTTAGCTTTACCAAATTTTAACCCCAAAGAATTTTCTTTTAAAAATTTTTACTTAATAA
The Carboxydothermus pertinax genome window above contains:
- a CDS encoding RDD family protein, whose protein sequence is MQLERGEELSQTNPFPVQAPHGMESEHRQQYAGFWVRFLAAVLDSIALFAAFTLINVLLGVDIFNPPPVIDLLQSIVSIIYYVVMTVILGQTLGKMALGIRVIRQDGGPNSWGAILLRETVGKFLSTLILFIGYLMAAFDPQKRALHDRIAKTFVVKVWK
- the thpR gene encoding RNA 2',3'-cyclic phosphodiesterase, translating into MRLFFAVDFPDGLKEEIYQDITPLFTYHGVKWVAKENYHLTLAFLGEKEEKELLQIDRAAKSVPQVKESLIKVLDFGAFPNLKKPKVLFLKIESPGLLTLAENLRQNLKENNVSFDEKPFVPHLTIGRVKGEIKNLALPNFNPKEFSFKNFYLIKSILTPEGPIYEKIKSYKILQNA